One stretch of Armigeres subalbatus isolate Guangzhou_Male chromosome 2, GZ_Asu_2, whole genome shotgun sequence DNA includes these proteins:
- the LOC134215833 gene encoding malate synthase-like has protein sequence METIRDVCIEGSPHRLENAYREIFTKGAIQFLLDLYTEFDGEVEKLLRRRLERQLYIKQGKWKPEFRNNSEELDWKINDLPARLRNRKLDLGDVSPANTTNFVDSLYAKVQGIQVDFDDGHCPTWRNTVQGLYNVTKAVHAALPGAPANIKACPLLMLRPRAFNMIEHHCMVNGKQVVGPLFDFAILMYHNAKLMADLEVGPYFYLSKIEGPNETQLWNKIFTWTEHRLNLRSGTIKACVLIENILAAYRMEDILHSLKEHAIGLNCGIWDYSASIIAKFGDGPDFMIPDRNKYVNMGQSFLKNYMTLLIHICHKRGALATGGMAAKILPCGKGSNNVVDDIVNGVKLAKSIEIDAGVDGFMIYDLRMVDAINDLWSFKCPTDNQLHCLPNVDHITGFSLIKIPTGGVTMQGLNNNITVALLFIYHWLTGSGVFYLNGAVEDSATAEISRSQIWQWIRHKAQIEDKPGAHVTRLLVYTMLEEIIGNAYKTWCTSTADRKRLLSSKYILLEIISSRHYIEYITTYLSDSHKFRTLHNKNDGLESKL, from the exons ATGGAAACTATTCGAGATGTTTGTATCGAAGGATCACCTCATCGATTAGAAAATGCGTATAGAGAGATATTTACGAAAGGGGCGATACAGTTTCTACTAGATTTGTACACCGAATTTGATGGTGAGGTTGAAAAG CTACTGAGACGGAGGCTTGAGCGACAACTGTACATCAAGCAAGGTAAATGGAAACCCGAATTTAGGAATAACAGCGAAGAATTGGACTGGAAAATTAATGATCTTCCTGCCAGACTGAGGAATCGGAAACTAGATCTAGGAGATGTCAGTCCAGCTAACACCACCAACTTTGTGGACAGTTTGTACGCCAAGGTGCAAGGCATTCAAGTGGATTTTGACGATGGCCACTGTCCAACCTGGAGGAACACGGTGCAAGGATTGTATAATGTTACCAAAGCCGTGCACGCTGCCTTGCCTGGAGCTCCGGCGAACATTAAAGCTTGTCCATTGTTGATGCTCAGACCGAGGGCGTTCAATATGATTGAGCATCACTGTATGGTGAACGGGAAGCAAGTCGTTGGACCTTTATTTGACTTTGCTATTCTGATGTATCACAATGCTAAATTGATGGCTGATTTGGAAGTTGGACCCTATTTCTATTTGTCAAAA ATAGAAGGCCCGAACGAAACACAACTGTGGAATAAAATTTTCACATGGACTGAACATCGACTGAACCTGCGAAGTGGAACGATAAAGGCTTGTGTTTTGATTGAAAACATTCTGGCCGCCTATCGAATGGAAGATATCCTACATTCCTTAAAGGAACACGCGATTGGATTGAACTGCGGAATTTGGGACTACTCGGCGAGCATCATTGCCAAATTTGGTGATGGCCCAGACTTCATGATTCCCGATCGTAACAAATATGTTAACATGGGTCAATCTTTTCTGAAAAACTATATGACCTTACTAATCCACATTTGTCACAAACGAGGAGCTCTAGCAACTGGTGGAATGGCTGCTAAAATTTTACCATGTGGAAAGGGATCAAATAATGT TGTTGATGATATCGTGAATGGTGTTAAACTAGCCAAATCTATTGAGATTGATGCTGGGGTAGATGGATTTATGATCTATGATTTGCGGATGGTGGATGCAATTAACGATCTTTGGAGTTTCAAGTGTCCGACTGACAATCAACTACATTGTCTGCCCAATGTAGATCACATTACGGGTTTCAGTCTAATAAAAATACCCACAGGCGGAGTTACAATGCAAGGGTTGAA caacAACATTACAGTAGCGTTGCTGTTCATCTATCATTGGTTAACCGGAAGCGGCGTGTTTTATTTGAATGGAGCTGTTGAAGACTCCGCTACAGCAGAGATCTCTCGATCGCAAATATGGCAGTGGATTCGTCACAAGGCGCAGATTGAGGATAAACCAGGTGCTCATGTTACAAGATTATTGGTTTACACAATGTTGGAGGAGATCATAGGCAACGCGTACAAAACTTGGTGTACTTCAACAGCTGACCGGAAGCGGTTACTGTCTTCGAAATATATTCTGTTAGAGATTATTTCTTCGCGTCACTATATCGAGTACATTACGACTTATCTAAGCGACAGCCATAAGTTCCGCACACTGCACAACAAAAACGATGGATTGGAGTCGAAATTATAA